A stretch of Bacillus pseudomycoides DNA encodes these proteins:
- a CDS encoding SgrR family transcriptional regulator, translating to MKVMDYYIQLRLHDPEKQYMQNSLQELADMLYCSTKNVKILLRKMMEDKLITWTPGRGRGNKSKILFLHTISEVVMPYAESLLQLDKLKEIFLLLKQPFPAPLRKSLEEKLQQHFGYRPLNDMYDVLKIPCSRKIMPLDPAFAAVTTESHLISQIFDTLVTYNYVTEEIEPHLAHTWEVSDDQLTWTFYLRKGIHFHHGTILSSKDVQFSFERLQRVHSPYAWLTEEIVQIETPSPLQISFHLRKQNLFFLHYVSSMQLAILPHDVTIQNHHYIGTGAFQLHCYDEDQVILEAFTDYFKERALLDRIEFWRIPEHAQIHTHYELPNTKHTKEHEVQIEETGCIYAAFNFTKPGPHHDIYFRKAWRELYDVESIIHDLKGTRTIPAFSFFPSRSEATMKHSYSLRRAKEYLQKSTYQGETIHIYFFSFKDSAHDAIWLKERCHNLGIQVELHPFPVSDYSDGSIDQNADIILMGEVFSSDLEIAFLNVFKSKSCFINRFMHPHYKKQIDYLLDTFLLEKNKEKRYQLMYEIEKFLQTEYIILFNYHVFKKKTYPSSLKNVTIDSFGWTDFSKLWIHPTESAKEY from the coding sequence ATGAAAGTGATGGACTATTACATTCAACTACGATTGCATGATCCAGAAAAACAGTACATGCAAAATAGCTTACAAGAATTAGCCGATATGTTATATTGCAGTACAAAAAATGTGAAAATTTTACTTAGAAAAATGATGGAAGACAAATTAATTACGTGGACACCAGGACGAGGACGGGGAAATAAAAGTAAAATTCTCTTTCTCCATACCATTTCAGAAGTGGTTATGCCCTATGCTGAATCTCTCTTACAGCTAGATAAATTAAAAGAGATATTTCTTCTTTTAAAACAACCATTTCCTGCTCCCCTTCGAAAAAGCTTAGAAGAAAAACTACAGCAGCACTTTGGATACAGACCTTTAAACGATATGTATGACGTACTAAAGATACCTTGCTCGCGAAAAATAATGCCACTTGATCCAGCATTTGCAGCTGTCACAACAGAGAGTCATCTCATTAGTCAAATTTTTGATACATTAGTTACCTACAACTATGTCACAGAAGAAATTGAACCACACCTCGCACATACATGGGAGGTTAGTGACGATCAACTTACCTGGACTTTTTATTTACGAAAAGGCATCCATTTTCATCATGGAACAATCTTATCTTCTAAAGATGTTCAATTTTCATTTGAAAGATTACAACGTGTACACTCTCCTTATGCCTGGTTAACTGAAGAGATTGTGCAGATTGAAACACCATCACCACTACAAATAAGCTTTCACTTACGAAAGCAAAACTTGTTTTTTCTACATTATGTAAGTTCGATGCAATTAGCCATTTTACCTCATGATGTAACAATACAAAATCACCATTATATCGGAACGGGAGCTTTTCAATTACATTGTTATGATGAGGATCAAGTTATATTAGAAGCGTTTACGGATTATTTTAAAGAACGAGCGTTGCTTGATCGTATTGAGTTTTGGCGGATTCCAGAACATGCACAAATACATACACATTATGAACTACCAAATACTAAACATACAAAAGAACACGAAGTACAAATAGAAGAAACCGGGTGTATATATGCCGCATTTAACTTTACAAAGCCTGGTCCACATCATGATATTTATTTTCGAAAAGCTTGGAGAGAACTATATGACGTTGAATCTATCATTCATGATTTAAAAGGAACACGTACTATTCCAGCGTTCAGCTTCTTTCCAAGTCGAAGCGAAGCAACAATGAAACATTCGTATTCTTTACGTAGAGCAAAAGAATACCTGCAAAAAAGTACATATCAAGGTGAAACAATACATATTTATTTCTTCTCTTTTAAAGATAGTGCTCATGATGCCATCTGGCTAAAAGAACGTTGCCACAACTTAGGTATACAAGTAGAATTGCATCCTTTTCCAGTCTCAGACTACTCGGATGGCTCTATTGATCAAAATGCCGATATTATTTTAATGGGGGAAGTATTTTCCTCAGATTTAGAAATCGCCTTTCTAAACGTATTTAAAAGTAAAAGCTGCTTTATCAATCGTTTTATGCATCCTCACTACAAAAAGCAGATTGATTATTTACTAGATACATTCTTATTGGAAAAAAATAAAGAAAAACGCTACCAGCTTATGTACGAAATAGAAAAGTTCCTTCAAACGGAGTATATTATTCTATTTAATTATCATGTTTTTAAGAAGAAAACATATCCATCTTCTTTGAAGAACGTAACAATTGATTCTTTTGGTTGGACGGATTTTTCAAAGCTATGGATTCATCCTACAGAGTCAGCTAAAGAGTATTGA
- a CDS encoding NAD(P)H-dependent oxidoreductase, with product MKNILIINGHQKYSATGGKLNQTLVDRMVSLLSEKNHVKTTIIQDGYNIKEEQQKFLWADVIIYQTPIYWFSVPGLFKTYMDEVYEYGLFFKGGDQYGAGGLLTEKKYMFSTTWNAPKTAFQDSSQFFEGESLEEAIGHLHRVQKFIGMSPLKSFACYDVVKNPNIDMFLAELEMHVKEVANLS from the coding sequence ATGAAAAACATACTAATCATAAATGGTCATCAAAAATATAGTGCAACTGGAGGGAAATTAAATCAAACATTGGTTGATCGCATGGTCAGTTTACTAAGTGAAAAGAATCATGTGAAAACAACGATTATTCAAGATGGATACAATATTAAGGAAGAACAACAAAAGTTTTTATGGGCGGATGTTATCATCTATCAAACACCAATTTATTGGTTTAGTGTACCAGGATTATTTAAAACGTATATGGATGAAGTGTATGAGTACGGCCTCTTTTTTAAAGGAGGAGATCAATACGGAGCAGGAGGGTTATTAACAGAGAAAAAATATATGTTTTCCACTACATGGAATGCACCTAAAACAGCGTTTCAAGATTCCTCGCAATTTTTTGAAGGTGAGAGTTTAGAAGAAGCAATTGGTCATTTGCACCGAGTACAGAAATTTATTGGTATGAGTCCTTTAAAGAGTTTTGCGTGCTATGATGTAGTTAAAAATCCTAATATTGATATGTTTTTAGCAGAACTTGAAATGCATGTAAAAGAAGTGGCAAACCTTTCCTAA
- a CDS encoding MFS transporter has protein sequence MGFWSMHRNIKIRIITSFLTRTVSTMIFPFMAIYFSIKLGSVLAGVLLLVNVMAALVIGLYGGYIGDRLGRKKVMIIGQVIQVVSIACMGIANSDYVDSPWLTFIFMLTNSLGSGLMNPATEAMLIDVSTPENRKVMYSINYWAINLSIAIGAIFGGLLFEHYRLQLFILLTAVALLTLYLISVYIEEVYVTQKPIKKKHVLKEMVENYKVVMTDRTFLIFCLASICTLSLEFQINNYLGVRLQKEFETIQFAFGNDIRFDLTGIRMLSWISTENTILIVLFSALVIKMLKRFDDLKILYVGLFIYTIGFTILGSSNSLWILLIAGLFQTVGEMMYVPVRQSIMADMVPDDARSSYMAINGMVFQVAKMNGALGIMLGSFIASWEMSIVYFLIGVSSILLFMKAISRTEYREENIPHIG, from the coding sequence ATGGGATTTTGGAGTATGCATCGAAATATAAAAATTAGAATTATAACATCATTTTTAACACGCACTGTATCAACAATGATTTTCCCGTTTATGGCGATTTATTTTTCTATAAAACTGGGTAGTGTTCTCGCAGGCGTTCTACTATTAGTAAATGTCATGGCGGCACTCGTCATTGGACTTTATGGAGGGTATATTGGAGATCGATTAGGACGAAAAAAGGTTATGATTATAGGGCAAGTGATACAAGTAGTTTCTATCGCTTGTATGGGAATTGCGAATTCAGATTATGTAGATTCACCTTGGCTCACTTTCATTTTTATGCTAACAAATAGCCTTGGTTCAGGACTTATGAATCCGGCAACAGAGGCGATGCTAATTGATGTGAGTACACCGGAGAATAGAAAAGTAATGTACAGTATTAATTATTGGGCAATTAATTTATCGATTGCTATTGGGGCTATATTCGGAGGGTTATTATTCGAACATTATCGTTTGCAACTCTTTATATTATTGACGGCAGTAGCATTGCTAACGTTGTATTTAATTTCAGTATATATAGAAGAGGTATATGTAACTCAGAAACCAATAAAAAAGAAGCATGTGTTAAAAGAAATGGTTGAAAATTATAAGGTTGTGATGACAGATCGAACTTTTTTAATTTTTTGTTTAGCCAGTATATGTACATTATCATTAGAGTTTCAGATCAATAATTATTTAGGTGTACGTTTGCAAAAGGAATTTGAAACAATCCAATTTGCATTTGGAAATGATATTCGTTTTGATCTAACAGGTATCCGCATGCTAAGCTGGATTTCTACGGAGAATACAATTTTGATTGTTTTGTTTTCAGCTCTTGTGATTAAAATGCTGAAGCGTTTTGATGATTTGAAAATATTATATGTTGGCTTGTTTATCTATACAATTGGATTTACAATACTTGGATCGAGTAATAGCTTGTGGATTTTATTAATAGCGGGGCTTTTTCAAACGGTTGGTGAGATGATGTATGTGCCAGTTCGTCAATCCATTATGGCTGATATGGTTCCAGATGATGCACGAAGTTCTTATATGGCAATCAATGGTATGGTATTCCAGGTGGCAAAAATGAATGGAGCATTAGGAATTATGCTAGGTTCTTTTATAGCGTCATGGGAAATGAGTATTGTTTATTTTTTAATTGGTGTAAGCAGTATTTTATTATTTATGAAAGCAATTAGTAGGACAGAATACCGTGAAGAAAACATACCTCATATAGGATAA
- a CDS encoding ester cyclase, translating to METKKLWRAFSFLVLCIVVIGTVLTACSNTKMSASKSEIQLLKGKPEPKTMTIDPSLNQKEATAMIHAAQRFYAFWDTGNEELIPQTVTEKFFDNTLPKGRPQGPEGLAFAAKNFRKVVPDIHCEIEDLLVVDDKVTARLSFTGTHNGKPISFFAIDILRIKDGKITEDWHLEDNLTLMQQLGVIAEN from the coding sequence ATGGAAACAAAAAAGTTATGGCGGGCGTTTAGTTTTCTCGTGCTTTGCATTGTCGTAATCGGTACCGTGCTTACTGCGTGCAGCAATACAAAAATGTCTGCTTCTAAAAGTGAAATTCAATTGTTGAAAGGCAAGCCAGAGCCTAAAACAATGACAATCGATCCTTCATTAAATCAAAAAGAAGCTACAGCAATGATTCATGCAGCCCAACGTTTTTATGCATTTTGGGATACTGGCAATGAGGAGCTTATTCCACAAACCGTTACAGAGAAATTCTTTGATAATACGTTGCCAAAAGGGCGCCCGCAAGGTCCGGAAGGCTTAGCATTTGCTGCAAAAAACTTTCGTAAAGTCGTTCCGGATATACATTGCGAGATTGAGGATTTATTAGTGGTTGATGATAAGGTCACAGCTCGTCTATCCTTTACAGGAACGCATAATGGAAAGCCTATTAGCTTTTTTGCAATCGACATTTTGCGTATTAAGGATGGGAAAATCACTGAAGACTGGCATTTAGAAGACAATCTTACTCTTATGCAACAACTTGGAGTAATAGCTGAGAATTAA